Proteins from a single region of Desulfobacter postgatei 2ac9:
- a CDS encoding glycosyltransferase family 4 protein — protein MTIAIHQYTPAITKADGVSNSLFFIKRMLTSLGYESEIYADNIDPELKNLVRPRRTYQENSNNILLLHHAAAQPDPGWFISLADRLAMVYHNITPAHYFETGTAHSNATKQGREQLAGWQGLFDGIIADSEYNAQELKGLGYENVHVIPLLIDFENIKKTTESRQITHRHETTFNLLFVGRICENKCQHDLVHALARLGNKNVHLFCVGGNTSPPYLKYIKKLVAGYGLQEQVHLPGKVSDQDLWGYYHAADLFVSLSDHEGFGIPLIEASSIGLPVVAYDSSNIRHTLAGSGLILSHKNSADVAAVLQRLMTQPLWRHRLAQGQQANLSRFDFENLKTGLNAFINSLLSGTRNTIDLHHPAADKKSTLKISFEGPFDSNYSLALVNRELALALQDQGFILELHSTEGGGDFSPDEKFLNYFPRIKKMWNRGVRQEKADLAIRNLFPPRVSGMNGALKILAPYAWEESVFPGQWIDSFNIQLHLVGAVSGYVARTLKNNGITVPTVTMGNGADHLKEVAPEPLPFRFPPGYTLLHISSCFPRKGADLLLKAFTAADFGARPEVTLIIKTFPNPHNTIRSQLDKAGWIKEQQSQLFFYNGTMNSKKKILLVEDELSPGQLVSLYRHSDLLVAPSRGEGFGLPMAEAMVFGLPVLTTGFGGQTDFCSHETAWLTDYKFSRAKTHMALPDSVWVEPDLGDLTRQMEHISRLPAEKITRKTRAAKENILKNYAWRQVSKRLTQAIKALDHQNCPATEPRIGWVTTWNTRCGIASYSKYLLRCLSVGKVTVLANNALNLTEQDGPEVIRCWEADEKDNLQQLVHRIVAAGITDIVIQFNFSFFNLNALSGFLDTMKGYQKRCYLFLHSTADVLPPHLPKSLSQIKSSLINTHRLVVHSVHDLNHLKSMGCVENVMRFPHGVDVSSHSLARTGGASFPAPDHPPTHRPEAEVDEKLIAAYGFLLPHKGIRELICAFELLKKKDPDLKLLLLNALYPAAPASKEEQRLRLQQIKESPYGNEITMDNRYLEEKEIFNRLSRANVIVYPCQTTQESSSASVRAGLATGRPIAVTPLDIFEDVSDVVYTLPGTTPEHMAQGIETMINNREISSRLMSKQKQWLLSHDWQVLGKQLGNIIKGYALSLH, from the coding sequence ATGACCATTGCCATTCATCAATATACACCGGCCATCACCAAAGCAGACGGTGTCAGCAACAGCCTTTTTTTCATTAAAAGAATGCTGACCTCCCTGGGGTATGAATCTGAAATATACGCTGATAATATAGATCCGGAATTAAAGAATCTTGTCCGACCAAGGCGCACCTATCAAGAAAACAGCAACAATATCCTGCTACTCCACCATGCGGCGGCCCAGCCCGACCCCGGGTGGTTTATTAGTCTGGCCGACCGTCTGGCAATGGTTTACCATAACATCACCCCGGCCCATTATTTTGAAACCGGAACAGCCCACAGCAATGCAACGAAACAAGGCAGGGAACAGTTAGCCGGCTGGCAGGGTCTGTTTGACGGCATCATCGCCGATTCGGAATATAATGCCCAGGAGTTAAAGGGCTTGGGGTATGAAAACGTACATGTCATCCCTTTGTTAATTGATTTTGAAAACATAAAAAAAACCACTGAGTCCCGGCAGATCACTCACCGGCATGAAACCACTTTTAACCTGCTGTTTGTGGGCAGGATCTGTGAAAATAAATGCCAGCACGATCTGGTCCACGCACTGGCCCGGCTGGGTAACAAAAATGTTCACCTTTTCTGTGTGGGAGGAAACACCAGCCCCCCTTATCTGAAATATATTAAAAAGCTGGTTGCAGGCTACGGCTTGCAGGAACAGGTCCATTTACCCGGGAAAGTCAGTGATCAAGACCTTTGGGGATACTATCATGCAGCCGATCTTTTTGTCAGCTTAAGTGATCATGAAGGGTTCGGCATCCCGCTCATAGAAGCCTCAAGCATAGGGCTGCCCGTCGTTGCCTACGACAGCAGCAATATCAGACACACCCTTGCAGGTTCAGGTCTTATTTTATCCCACAAAAACAGTGCCGATGTTGCAGCGGTATTGCAACGCCTGATGACCCAGCCGTTATGGCGCCACAGATTGGCACAAGGACAGCAGGCAAACCTTTCCCGGTTTGACTTTGAAAATTTAAAAACCGGTCTCAACGCATTTATAAATTCACTGCTGTCCGGCACCCGCAATACCATTGACCTTCATCACCCCGCCGCAGATAAAAAAAGCACCCTGAAAATAAGCTTTGAAGGACCGTTTGACTCCAATTACAGCCTGGCGCTTGTGAACCGTGAGCTTGCGCTGGCGCTTCAGGATCAAGGTTTCATCCTTGAGCTTCATTCCACCGAAGGAGGGGGGGACTTTTCTCCGGATGAAAAGTTTCTTAACTATTTCCCCCGGATTAAAAAAATGTGGAACCGTGGCGTCAGGCAAGAAAAAGCGGATCTGGCCATCCGGAATCTTTTCCCCCCGAGGGTCAGCGGGATGAACGGCGCTTTGAAAATTCTTGCACCCTATGCATGGGAGGAATCGGTTTTTCCCGGGCAGTGGATTGATTCATTCAACATTCAGCTCCACCTTGTGGGGGCTGTATCCGGTTATGTTGCCCGAACCTTGAAAAATAACGGCATCACCGTACCCACGGTCACCATGGGAAATGGGGCTGATCATTTAAAAGAGGTCGCGCCGGAGCCGCTTCCTTTCCGGTTTCCGCCCGGATATACCCTGCTGCATATTTCTTCGTGCTTTCCCCGGAAGGGCGCGGACCTGCTGCTGAAAGCCTTTACTGCAGCTGATTTCGGGGCCCGTCCGGAAGTTACCCTTATTATCAAGACCTTTCCCAATCCCCACAATACGATCCGCAGCCAGTTGGACAAAGCGGGGTGGATAAAAGAACAACAGTCTCAGTTGTTCTTTTATAACGGTACAATGAACAGCAAAAAGAAAATACTTCTAGTGGAAGATGAACTCTCTCCGGGTCAACTTGTTTCCCTGTACCGGCACAGCGATCTTCTCGTGGCGCCCAGCCGTGGAGAAGGCTTTGGGCTGCCCATGGCCGAAGCCATGGTGTTCGGCCTGCCGGTCCTCACCACGGGTTTTGGCGGGCAAACAGATTTTTGCAGCCATGAAACAGCGTGGCTGACGGATTATAAATTCAGCCGTGCCAAAACCCACATGGCACTGCCCGATTCCGTTTGGGTGGAACCGGACCTTGGGGATCTGACCAGGCAAATGGAACATATATCCCGGCTGCCTGCTGAAAAAATAACCCGTAAAACCCGAGCCGCCAAAGAAAATATCCTCAAAAACTACGCCTGGCGACAGGTTTCAAAACGATTGACCCAGGCAATTAAGGCCCTGGACCATCAGAATTGTCCAGCCACAGAACCGCGCATCGGCTGGGTAACGACATGGAATACACGCTGCGGCATCGCATCCTACTCAAAATACTTACTCCGTTGTCTTTCTGTCGGAAAAGTGACGGTACTTGCAAACAACGCCCTTAATCTGACTGAACAGGATGGACCTGAGGTCATCCGCTGTTGGGAAGCAGACGAAAAAGATAACCTGCAGCAACTGGTTCATAGAATTGTTGCTGCTGGGATCACGGATATCGTGATTCAATTTAATTTCAGTTTTTTCAATCTAAACGCATTATCCGGCTTTTTAGATACCATGAAAGGATATCAAAAACGCTGTTACCTTTTTTTACACTCTACGGCAGATGTCCTGCCCCCCCACCTCCCCAAATCCCTATCCCAGATAAAATCATCACTGATCAATACCCACAGGCTGGTCGTTCATTCCGTTCACGACTTGAATCACCTCAAATCCATGGGTTGTGTTGAAAACGTGATGCGCTTTCCCCATGGCGTGGATGTCAGTTCCCATTCATTGGCCCGTACAGGGGGCGCATCGTTTCCTGCACCCGATCATCCTCCCACGCATCGACCTGAGGCAGAGGTGGATGAAAAACTGATTGCGGCCTACGGCTTTCTGCTCCCCCATAAAGGCATCCGGGAACTGATTTGCGCCTTTGAGCTCCTGAAAAAAAAGGACCCGGACCTCAAGCTGCTTCTTTTAAACGCGCTCTATCCGGCCGCCCCAGCTTCAAAAGAGGAACAAAGGCTGCGCCTGCAGCAGATCAAAGAGAGTCCATACGGCAATGAGATCACCATGGATAACAGGTATCTGGAGGAAAAAGAGATTTTTAACAGGCTATCCCGGGCGAATGTCATTGTTTATCCCTGCCAGACCACCCAGGAGTCTTCCAGTGCGTCGGTCAGGGCGGGGCTGGCCACCGGCCGCCCCATCGCAGTGACCCCCCTGGATATCTTTGAAGATGTGTCGGACGTTGTCTATACCCTGCCGGGGACAACACCTGAACACATGGCCCAAGGTATTGAAACAATGATCAATAATCGTGAAATATCCAGTCGCCTGATGTCAAAACAAAAACAGTGGCTGTTGTCCCACGATTGGCAGGTACTGGGAAAACAATTGGGGAACATAATTAAAGGGTATGCGCTTAGTCTCCATTGA
- a CDS encoding class I SAM-dependent methyltransferase: MIIKKTIQELTSELDQLDDDQAFLRQAYQLILGRQASDDELQFLQHRLDAGVARKIVIANLLLSPEYAQLNKKSVQLSWLEKKQLLIWKNWHALLSRIKAIHTFGRLVFNYAKDPAFMKKDVLSLNRQVEEIKSNLFFFLNQEAQAQQRRLDQFFFDVRQELRASKDPTVLDKIDAISLHAIDNYYLSLEQAYRGSRDEILERYKATVDLVKPLFAKEKEMRAADLGCGRGEWLQIISGYCAKVTGIDMNSAMISQCLSHGLQAEQSDLLEWLQQQPDQSLDVITAFHVIEHLPFEKLNMLIHEIYRVLTHGGSVILETPNPENIHVATHMFYRDPTHKTPVPKELSRHLLEFNGFTEIAVHPLHPFEDTMRVPEDSEVAKRFNSMVYGATDYMITGTKQPAKK, encoded by the coding sequence ATGATAATAAAAAAAACAATTCAAGAACTTACGTCTGAGCTCGATCAACTTGACGATGATCAGGCTTTTTTAAGACAAGCATATCAATTAATTTTAGGCAGACAGGCCAGTGACGATGAACTGCAATTTTTGCAACACCGGTTGGATGCCGGAGTTGCCAGAAAAATCGTTATTGCCAACCTGCTGCTCTCCCCGGAATATGCCCAACTCAATAAAAAAAGCGTACAACTTTCCTGGCTGGAAAAAAAGCAACTCCTTATATGGAAAAATTGGCATGCCCTGTTATCCAGGATAAAGGCAATACACACCTTTGGCCGGTTGGTTTTCAACTATGCTAAAGACCCTGCATTCATGAAAAAAGACGTACTCTCTCTTAATCGCCAGGTGGAAGAGATCAAATCCAATTTATTTTTTTTCCTGAACCAGGAGGCCCAGGCCCAGCAGCGCAGACTTGACCAGTTCTTTTTTGATGTCAGGCAGGAGTTAAGGGCATCAAAAGATCCCACCGTACTGGATAAAATAGATGCCATTTCCCTGCACGCAATAGATAACTATTATCTTTCCCTGGAACAAGCCTACAGGGGAAGCCGGGATGAAATACTCGAGCGATACAAAGCCACGGTTGATTTGGTGAAGCCTCTTTTTGCAAAGGAAAAAGAGATGCGGGCAGCAGATTTAGGCTGCGGCAGGGGAGAATGGCTTCAGATCATATCCGGTTATTGTGCCAAGGTTACCGGAATCGACATGAACAGCGCAATGATAAGCCAATGCCTCAGTCATGGATTGCAAGCCGAGCAGAGCGATTTGCTGGAATGGCTGCAACAGCAGCCTGATCAAAGCCTTGATGTGATCACAGCCTTTCATGTCATTGAGCACCTGCCATTTGAAAAACTCAATATGCTGATACATGAAATTTACCGGGTACTCACCCATGGCGGATCTGTTATTTTAGAAACCCCCAACCCCGAGAATATCCATGTGGCCACCCATATGTTTTACAGGGACCCCACCCATAAAACCCCGGTCCCCAAGGAATTGAGCCGCCATCTCCTTGAATTCAACGGATTCACGGAAATAGCGGTGCATCCTCTCCACCCCTTTGAGGATACCATGCGCGTTCCGGAGGACAGTGAAGTGGCAAAACGTTTTAATTCAATGGTTTACGGCGCCACAGACTATATGATAACAGGGACAAAGCAGCCGGCAAAAAAATGA
- a CDS encoding glycosyltransferase family 4 protein codes for MKKIYVDCSFLPENPELNTGIQRVVREIMRHMEHLATEDDYKVIPVNLSYGQFVPVDVKDLYRKKKKENIEPSPTFKLNTKELAKKGAMWFVLYLKQIYLAFLNLIAAILYRPGVRAFLLAPRNRFGLNMFIDKILIQPAKALVRLIAIRIRHRDTSEFLPKSGDVLLLLDSSWHMDIWPSVAKAKESGAKVIAVLYDIIPVTHPEFCEEPLIPAFGKWFESALKFVDGFIAISATVKNDFSTFVENKYGPDHGKKLDFFHLGSDFNFTEINEDGIREQVRRVFDERPTYLMVSTLEPRKNHSYLLDTFDGLWAKGIDVNLCFIGRVGWKVDDLLERIKSNSEYQRRLFFWSDINDVELAYCYKHASMLVFPSFIEGFGLPIIESLGHGLPVLASDTPIHREVGLDHIGYFDLAHPGSLEKQIEGIEKNGIPDALRVDPDYRWLDWESSTRMLLDKINKMLLTFK; via the coding sequence ATGAAAAAAATTTATGTAGATTGTTCGTTCCTGCCGGAAAACCCTGAATTGAACACCGGCATTCAGCGGGTGGTGCGTGAAATCATGCGGCATATGGAACACCTTGCTACCGAAGATGATTATAAAGTGATCCCTGTGAATTTAAGTTATGGACAATTTGTTCCTGTGGATGTCAAGGATCTTTACCGAAAGAAAAAAAAGGAAAACATAGAACCAAGCCCGACATTTAAACTTAATACCAAAGAATTGGCTAAGAAGGGCGCCATGTGGTTTGTATTGTATCTAAAGCAGATTTATCTTGCTTTTCTTAATTTAATTGCCGCCATTCTATATCGCCCTGGGGTCAGGGCATTTCTCCTTGCGCCCCGGAATCGTTTCGGTTTGAATATGTTTATTGATAAAATCCTGATACAGCCGGCCAAGGCCCTTGTTAGATTGATTGCGATACGTATAAGACATAGGGATACCTCAGAATTTTTGCCAAAGAGCGGAGATGTCCTTTTACTATTGGATTCGAGCTGGCATATGGATATCTGGCCGAGTGTGGCCAAAGCAAAAGAGTCCGGAGCCAAAGTCATTGCAGTCCTCTATGATATTATTCCGGTTACCCATCCAGAGTTTTGCGAAGAACCCTTGATCCCTGCCTTTGGAAAATGGTTTGAGTCCGCCCTGAAATTTGTGGACGGCTTTATTGCCATCTCCGCCACGGTTAAAAATGATTTTTCAACTTTTGTTGAAAACAAATATGGTCCCGATCATGGAAAGAAACTTGATTTTTTCCATTTAGGCAGCGACTTTAATTTTACTGAAATCAACGAAGACGGCATTCGTGAGCAGGTTCGCCGGGTGTTTGATGAACGGCCCACATACTTGATGGTTTCGACCCTTGAACCGAGAAAAAATCACTCCTATTTGCTTGATACATTCGATGGGCTTTGGGCGAAAGGTATAGATGTGAATCTTTGTTTTATAGGCAGGGTAGGGTGGAAGGTAGACGACTTGCTTGAACGTATAAAAAGTAACAGTGAATATCAAAGGCGGCTGTTCTTCTGGTCCGATATTAATGACGTTGAACTTGCATATTGTTATAAGCATGCATCCATGTTGGTTTTTCCGTCATTCATTGAAGGTTTCGGGTTACCTATAATCGAAAGTTTGGGCCATGGCCTTCCGGTTCTGGCATCGGACACCCCGATCCATAGAGAAGTGGGGCTTGATCACATCGGTTATTTTGATCTGGCTCATCCCGGCTCCCTTGAAAAACAAATCGAGGGTATTGAAAAGAACGGTATCCCTGATGCTCTCAGGGTAGATCCCGATTATCGTTGGCTGGACTGGGAATCCAGCACCAGAATGCTGCTGGATAAAATTAACAAAATGCTGCTGACTTTTAAATAA
- the tnpA gene encoding IS66 family insertion sequence element accessory protein TnpA, giving the protein MSKANKKNQKRTQFWKHHIKQWSESGMSQNAYCRQHDLRPNQFTYWKSKFKNQTLFPEFVQLPSTQSTQVLNLSEQKGLRLNIDNRFQIEIPDGFSQTTLAQVLQVLGRC; this is encoded by the coding sequence ATGTCAAAAGCAAACAAGAAAAATCAAAAGCGCACCCAATTCTGGAAGCACCATATTAAACAATGGTCTGAATCCGGCATGTCACAGAATGCATACTGTAGGCAACATGACTTAAGGCCCAACCAGTTTACATACTGGAAAAGCAAATTCAAAAACCAGACCCTTTTTCCAGAATTCGTTCAGCTCCCTTCAACACAAAGCACCCAGGTTCTAAACCTTTCTGAGCAAAAAGGATTAAGGCTGAATATAGATAACCGATTTCAGATCGAAATACCGGATGGATTTTCCCAGACAACCCTGGCCCAGGTACTCCAAGTATTGGGGAGGTGCTGA
- the tnpB gene encoding IS66 family insertion sequence element accessory protein TnpB (TnpB, as the term is used for proteins encoded by IS66 family insertion elements, is considered an accessory protein, since TnpC, encoded by a neighboring gene, is a DDE family transposase.) — translation MFSPTQNLKIHIALGSTDMRKSIDGLSILVSETLNLDPFSGHMFVFCNRKQNILKILYWDRNGFCLWHKRLEKDCFQWPKSKNEILTIGAKELSWLMDGLSIHQEKAHKPLKYSAVF, via the coding sequence ATGTTTTCTCCCACCCAGAATTTAAAAATTCATATTGCACTTGGGAGCACTGATATGCGTAAATCCATTGATGGGTTATCCATACTTGTGAGTGAAACATTGAATTTAGATCCATTCTCAGGACACATGTTTGTATTCTGTAATCGGAAACAGAATATATTGAAAATCCTGTATTGGGATCGTAATGGATTCTGTCTCTGGCACAAGAGGCTGGAAAAGGATTGTTTTCAATGGCCCAAGTCAAAAAATGAGATTTTAACCATTGGCGCAAAAGAACTTTCCTGGCTAATGGACGGGCTCTCAATTCATCAGGAAAAAGCACATAAGCCATTAAAATATTCGGCTGTTTTTTGA
- the tnpC gene encoding IS66 family transposase — protein sequence MNQEAFANINDVEKLKEIMASFVSDFSDREHNYKAEIKILNEQIKSLLDRLFGKKTEKINKDDGQRSLFDTFEPDTPILDDEPEEISVPAHKGKKTGRKPLPANLPRVEVIHDLSEEEKTCGCGCMKSRCGQEESEQLEIIPAQMRVIKNIRYKYACKNCEGVEDDGPTVSIARMPEQMIPKSIATPGLLAHILTAKFADALPFYRQEKQFHRIGVDIHRSNMCNWAIKVAQGCEILLEFMKGEILNGPVINIDETTVQVLKEPKRSKCYMWVFKGGTPDNPIILFQYHPTRSGDVARNFLNGYQGIVQTDGYGAYDFLDHIEGIIHVACWIHARRKFMEVVKAAGNKDGKPTGISGKALKYISKLYKIEREAKELGLSADGLYRKRQEQALPILDEFKKWLDAQVEKVPPKSLLGKAINYTLNQWHRLVLYTESGLVMPDNNVVENAIRPFVVGRKNWLFSCTSEGARASACIYSLIETAKANGLEPYWYLKFLFENLPEAMTEDEFKALMPQNVDKNLLENYTTPR from the coding sequence ATGAATCAAGAGGCTTTTGCGAACATAAATGACGTTGAGAAATTAAAAGAAATAATGGCTTCTTTTGTCAGTGATTTTTCAGACAGAGAACACAATTATAAAGCCGAAATAAAAATTCTCAACGAGCAGATTAAAAGCCTTCTGGACCGACTTTTTGGCAAAAAGACAGAAAAAATTAATAAGGATGACGGTCAACGCTCCCTTTTCGATACTTTTGAACCGGATACTCCCATATTAGACGACGAGCCCGAAGAAATCAGTGTGCCTGCCCATAAGGGGAAAAAAACAGGGCGCAAGCCTTTGCCTGCAAACCTTCCACGGGTTGAAGTGATCCACGATCTGAGCGAGGAAGAAAAAACATGTGGCTGTGGTTGCATGAAATCGCGTTGTGGCCAGGAAGAATCTGAACAGCTTGAGATTATTCCGGCACAGATGAGAGTGATCAAGAATATCCGTTATAAATACGCATGTAAAAACTGTGAAGGTGTTGAAGATGACGGCCCGACAGTGTCCATTGCCAGAATGCCGGAACAAATGATCCCCAAAAGCATTGCAACCCCAGGACTTCTGGCTCATATCCTGACCGCCAAATTTGCAGATGCCTTGCCTTTCTACCGGCAGGAAAAACAGTTTCACCGAATTGGAGTAGACATTCACAGATCAAATATGTGCAATTGGGCAATAAAAGTGGCCCAGGGCTGTGAGATCCTGCTGGAATTCATGAAGGGTGAAATCCTTAACGGTCCAGTGATCAATATTGATGAAACAACTGTCCAAGTTCTGAAAGAACCGAAACGGTCAAAATGCTATATGTGGGTGTTCAAAGGAGGAACACCGGACAATCCCATTATTCTGTTCCAGTATCACCCAACTCGATCCGGGGATGTTGCCCGTAATTTTTTGAACGGCTATCAGGGTATTGTCCAAACGGATGGTTATGGTGCATATGACTTTCTTGATCATATTGAGGGAATCATTCATGTTGCCTGCTGGATACACGCACGTCGAAAGTTCATGGAGGTGGTCAAAGCTGCCGGGAATAAAGACGGCAAACCGACAGGAATCTCCGGCAAAGCCCTGAAGTACATCAGCAAATTATACAAAATAGAGAGAGAGGCCAAAGAACTTGGTTTGTCTGCTGATGGACTTTACCGGAAAAGGCAGGAACAAGCCTTGCCTATCCTTGATGAATTTAAAAAATGGTTGGATGCTCAAGTTGAGAAGGTGCCCCCCAAAAGCCTTCTTGGCAAAGCCATCAACTACACCCTTAATCAATGGCATCGGCTGGTCCTGTATACGGAAAGTGGTCTGGTAATGCCCGACAATAATGTGGTTGAAAATGCAATAAGACCCTTTGTGGTCGGTAGAAAAAATTGGTTATTTTCGTGTACATCCGAAGGCGCCAGGGCCAGTGCCTGCATTTACAGCCTAATCGAAACCGCCAAGGCCAATGGACTTGAACCTTATTGGTACCTCAAATTTCTTTTTGAAAATTTACCGGAAGCCATGACGGAAGACGAATTTAAAGCTTTGATGCCACAAAACGTGGATAAAAACTTGCTGGAAAACTATACAACACCCCGATAG
- a CDS encoding sulfotransferase, whose translation MFTDGRFIELVSSVKGIAVSTMIAALFGFIVSRTSKGDYGSGSKLLHHLVLGNNFVGETLFDVERLLFSPDIRSEKSHLFVAGLARAGTTVLMRTLYENGKFTSLTYRDMPFILAPNLWRKIAGFSRQDTEMQERAHGDGLKIDYDSPEALEEVFWRTFCGSDYIKKNGLIPMTADNEILDKFKAFVGLILNNTPDNCYLSKNNNNILRLDSIARAFPNALIIVPFRDPLQQAFSLLNQHKKFLKKHSDDPFAKKYMTWLAHHEFGADHRPFLFDGTNEDEKNTQDLSYWLTIWINTYSYLMNNLPPQAVFLSYENLCDKSELVWEKLSKQINLSPYTDKISFTKALHRINEPLPGDLLQKSNDIYKRLIVKSIGVI comes from the coding sequence TTGTTTACGGATGGCCGATTCATTGAACTGGTCTCTTCTGTCAAGGGCATTGCAGTCAGCACCATGATTGCCGCTTTATTTGGATTTATTGTATCACGCACCTCCAAGGGTGATTATGGAAGCGGCTCAAAACTTCTCCACCATCTGGTGTTGGGAAATAATTTTGTGGGAGAAACCCTGTTTGACGTTGAACGGCTGCTGTTTTCCCCGGATATTAGATCGGAAAAATCCCATCTCTTTGTTGCCGGGCTTGCACGTGCAGGAACCACGGTTCTTATGCGCACCCTATACGAAAACGGAAAATTCACCTCCCTGACATACAGGGACATGCCCTTTATTCTTGCACCCAACCTATGGCGCAAGATCGCCGGCTTCTCCCGGCAGGACACAGAGATGCAGGAAAGGGCTCACGGGGACGGCTTAAAAATCGATTATGACAGCCCGGAAGCCCTTGAAGAGGTTTTCTGGCGCACCTTTTGCGGCAGTGATTATATTAAAAAAAACGGCTTGATCCCCATGACGGCCGACAATGAAATTTTAGATAAATTTAAAGCCTTTGTTGGTCTTATTTTAAACAACACCCCTGACAACTGCTATTTATCCAAGAACAACAATAATATTCTACGCTTGGATTCCATTGCCCGTGCATTTCCCAATGCCTTGATCATTGTCCCTTTCCGGGACCCTTTACAGCAGGCATTTTCACTTTTGAACCAGCATAAAAAATTTTTAAAAAAGCATTCGGATGATCCCTTTGCAAAAAAATACATGACCTGGCTGGCCCATCATGAATTCGGCGCAGATCACAGGCCTTTCCTGTTTGATGGAACAAATGAGGACGAAAAAAATACGCAGGATTTAAGCTACTGGCTTACGATCTGGATAAACACCTATTCATATCTGATGAACAATCTTCCCCCCCAGGCTGTTTTCTTAAGTTATGAGAACCTGTGTGATAAGAGTGAACTGGTCTGGGAAAAACTTTCCAAACAAATTAACCTCTCCCCTTACACGGATAAAATTTCATTTACAAAAGCACTTCACCGGATAAATGAACCTCTCCCCGGTGATCTTTTGCAAAAATCAAATGATATTTACAAGCGCCTGATCGTTAAATCAATTGGTGTTATTTAA
- a CDS encoding arylsulfotransferase family protein: protein MSVGFFVWGLAAGHYHIFPWKQIEVIYWDLHAFLTFKDGPPKTVKEKILLDIQERPTQFDFSGFKLRDSTFHDTGYLLMPRYSKNDGQVIVQLFSIGDKKIVHTWVPPLDDIFKRSKVEQTGANSVKEYRAQHPLLLKDGGLIFTSGEGPMVRINACSKLIWVNDRHFHHSIELNADGNIVVPLVMTPQVPETVLPIRDDGFAIVSLDGKIINEYSVTDILLKNGYRGLIYGVGRFETDRIHLNDAQPILKDLNEAQTGDVALSIRHLSTVLLFDPQTGKIKWLKTGPWLSQHDINQLDDGRYSIFGNDIIRQQDTSQIFVEKELSNIYLFDADNGRIEQPYAGVMAEHKIATGSSGRLKLLANGDAYIEESDKSRILRISKDKVRWEYVNAVSPSTVGAIHWTRYISQEEIDLKWKDNLACDQQ from the coding sequence GTGTCTGTCGGATTTTTTGTCTGGGGCCTTGCGGCCGGGCACTATCACATATTTCCCTGGAAACAGATTGAGGTCATTTATTGGGACTTACACGCCTTTTTGACCTTTAAAGACGGCCCACCCAAAACCGTAAAGGAAAAAATTTTACTGGATATTCAGGAGCGGCCCACACAATTTGATTTTTCCGGTTTTAAGTTAAGGGATTCAACCTTCCACGATACCGGATACCTGCTGATGCCAAGATACAGCAAAAACGACGGTCAGGTTATAGTCCAATTGTTCTCCATTGGTGATAAAAAAATTGTACACACCTGGGTGCCCCCGCTGGATGACATTTTTAAGAGATCAAAGGTGGAACAAACCGGTGCCAATTCAGTCAAGGAATACCGGGCCCAGCACCCGCTCCTCTTAAAGGACGGCGGATTAATTTTTACCAGCGGTGAAGGGCCCATGGTAAGAATTAACGCCTGCAGTAAACTGATCTGGGTGAACGACCGCCACTTTCACCACTCAATTGAACTGAATGCGGACGGCAATATAGTGGTTCCGCTTGTCATGACTCCCCAGGTTCCGGAAACAGTATTGCCCATAAGGGATGACGGATTTGCCATTGTTTCACTGGACGGAAAAATCATAAACGAATATTCCGTCACAGACATACTGCTGAAAAACGGATATCGCGGCTTGATATACGGTGTCGGCAGATTCGAGACAGACCGAATCCACTTAAACGATGCCCAGCCCATATTAAAAGATCTGAATGAGGCGCAAACCGGAGATGTCGCCCTGAGTATCCGCCATTTGTCAACCGTCCTGCTGTTTGATCCGCAAACCGGAAAAATTAAATGGTTGAAAACAGGGCCATGGTTAAGTCAGCATGATATCAATCAGCTTGATGACGGCAGGTACAGCATTTTTGGCAATGATATCATCCGGCAGCAGGACACCAGCCAGATATTTGTTGAAAAAGAGCTGTCAAATATTTATCTATTTGATGCAGACAATGGCCGCATAGAACAGCCCTATGCCGGGGTAATGGCGGAACATAAAATAGCCACCGGCTCATCGGGGCGTTTAAAATTATTGGCAAACGGTGATGCCTACATTGAAGAGAGTGATAAAAGCCGAATCTTGCGTATTTCCAAAGATAAGGTAAGATGGGAATATGTGAACGCCGTATCACCGTCTACGGTGGGTGCGATACACTGGACACGGTATATTTCCCAGGAAGAAATAGATTTAAAATGGAAGGATAACTTGGCATGCGATCAGCAGTAA